The Odocoileus virginianus isolate 20LAN1187 ecotype Illinois chromosome 3, Ovbor_1.2, whole genome shotgun sequence genome includes a window with the following:
- the FTMT gene encoding ferritin, mitochondrial, translating to MLPCFLFLPKHISTSLVFLRSARHGFAFLPRWVPRLSSDYPPAAPIRLLAAAASSRGPAGAAGAPSRVRQNFHPDSEAAINRQINLELYASYVYLSMAYYFSRDDVALHNFARYFLRLSREETEHAEKLMRLQNQRGGLICLQDIKKPDQNDWKSGLNAMECALLLEKTVNQSLLEMHTLASDKGDPHLCDFLETHYLNEQVKSIKELGDHVNNLIKMGAPESGLAEYLFDKHTLGNENNHN from the coding sequence ATGCTGCCCTGTTTCTTGTTCCTGCCCAAGCACATCAGCACATCGTTGGTGTTCCTGCGCAGTGCGCGCCACGGCTTCGCTTTCCTGCCGCGCTGGGTCCCCAGGCTGTCCTCGGACTACCCGCCCGCCGCCCCCATTCGCCTGCTGGCCGCAGCCGCCTCTTCCCGAGGGCCGGCGGGGGCCGCCGGCGCCCCCTCCCGGGTGCGCCAGAACTTCCACCCGGACTCCGAGGCCGCCATTAACCGCCAGATCAACCTGGAGCTCTATGCGTCCTACGTGTACTTGTCCATGGCCTATTACTTCTCCCGAGATGACGTGGCCTTGCACAACTTTGCCAGATATTTCCTTCGACTGTCTCGCGAGGAGACCGAGCACGCGGAGAAGCTGATGAGGCTGCAGAACCAGCGGGGAGGACTGATCTGCCTGCAGGACATCAAGAAACCTGATCAGAACGACTGGAAGAGCGGGCTGAATGCCATGGAGTGTGCTCTGctcttggaaaagactgtgaaCCAGTCGTTGCTGGAAATGCACACTCTGGCATCAGACAAAGGTGACCCCCATTTGTGCGATTTCCTAGAAACCCACTATCTGAATGAGCAGGTGAAGTCTATCAAAGAACTAGGTGACCACGTGAACAACTTGATTAAGATGGGGGCCCCTGAGTCTGGTCTGGCAGAGTACCTTTTTGACAAACATAcccttggaaatgaaaacaatcacAACTAA